The Paracholeplasma brassicae genome includes the window GAACAAGCAGCTAAAATCGAAGCTTACTTATTAAAAAATGGCGTTGATTCATTAGATGGTGTTGCTACTGGTTCTGCTTTTGATCCATCAGTTGACGGCATGGCTGGTGTTACAATGAAAAATGCTTATACAGCTATCGCTAAAGAAGCTGTTGCATTAGCTAAAGAAGGTAAATTCCAAGCAATTTATTGCAGTGGTACTGATTTATATTCTGCTTCAATGAAAGTTGATTCAAAAGGTAAAGTGTCTGAATTAGTTCTTGACACACTACAAATGAACAAGACTGAAGCTGCTAAGGGCACTTTCGCTTGGAATGCTAAGACTAAACAACAATTAAAAGAAGAATACGGTATGAAAAATGTTGGTCCTGGATACAAATTGGTAGACGGCACATGGGTTGTTGATGGTAAATCACAAACTGAATGGTACGAACAAGCTAATCTCATTACTAAATATGTAATGGAAAAAGGTTGGAGCTCAGCTATCAAATCAATCAAAGGTCAAGGTTTATCAATCGATGGAACTACTATCGTTGATGGATATGCTGCTGTAACAGTTAAAACAGATACATACTACACAGTATTAGCTGACTTATTCGCTAAAGCTGGAAAATAATCTTACAAAATTCGAGTATTGGATGAGTCCAATACTCTTTTTTTCATTAAAATACAAAAAAAAGACTTTAAGGTCTTTTTTTGGGTGTCAATATGCATAAGCCATGTTCTGTTCTCTTTCGAGTGTAATCATTTATCTCTATTTCTAGCTCTGAAATGCATTCTGTTCTGCTTTCAAAGTGCCCCTACCAAAATTTGGGTTACTAGCTTGAGGGGTTTACCGCGTTTCATTCACTTGTTTCCAAGTGATTCGTTTCTGTGGCACTTTATGGTTCCTGCATAACCTAAGTCTTAGCAAGATTGCCGCCGTTACATCCGAAGATGTACCCTAAGTTATTGTTTCCTTAGGCACAAACACTACAACCATCACAGGTTGTGCTAGCATGGACTTTCCTAACCACCTAAGTGGCTCGATTACCTTCTACTGACTTGATTATATTAACCGATTTTAAAGAATAAGTCAATCACTATTTAATAATTACGTAGGTAATTCCTGGGTTTCCAATCATAAAGTCATGATCATTTTTTACATAATCACTATAAGTTCTAATTACCTCATCAAAACCTAATAGTTCTTTTCTTGCTTCTCCAGGAATAAAGTCTAGTATATTTCCTTTTTTTCTGTGGTTTCTAAGCGATTTGTGAACCAATTGTTTGATCGATCCACCTTCACCACTTGAGCCATACCCATGGATAATTTTAATTACTTTTTCCGATTGATTTTGTCTAATTAATTCAGCTAAACGCTTGCCTGCATCCAGTTTTGAAGGTAGATCTGCTTTAATATTATATGTTTTCATCGTATTTCCTCCCAATGATAAAAAATAGACAGAACATTTTATTGTTCTGTCTTTAGTTTATTTTTAAGCTTCTAAAGCATCTTTTCTTGATAAATCAATACGGCCTTTATCATCAATGCCAATGCATTTAACTAAGATGATATCACCAACTGAAACAATTGATTCTACCTTCTCAACTCGTTCTTTAGCAAGTTTTGATACATGGACAAGTCCTTCAGTACCTTTCCATAACTCAACAAAACAACCAAATTTTTCAATTCTGACGACTTTACCTTCGTAGATTTCACCAATTTTGGCTTCTCTAACTAAAGACGCAATCATTTCCATCGCTTTATTGATCCAAACGGTTTCTGAATGCATAATAAATACGCGTCCATCTTGTTCAATATCGATCTTGACTTGGTTACAGTCTTCAATGATTTGGCTAATGATTTTACCACCAGCACCAATAACGTCTCTGATCTTATCAGGATTAATACGCATTGTTTTCACTTTTGGCGCATATTCTGATAATTCTGGTCTTACTTCATTAATGGTTTGCATCATATGTTCTAAGATGTGTAAGCGTCCAGCTTTTGCTTGTTCAAGTGCTTCTTTTAAGATTTCTTCGGTTAAGCCATCAATCTTGATATCCATTTGAAGGGCAGTAATACCATTTTTCGTACCTGCTACTTTAAAATCCATATCACCAAAGTGGTCTTCTAAACCTTGAATATCACTTAAAACAGAGTAATTATTGTCGTGCATGACTAATCCCATTGCAATACCAGCAACCGGTGCAACAATTGGAACACCTGCAGCCATTAAGCTCATTGTACCAGCACAGATTGATGCTTGCGAAGATGATCCGTTTGATTCTAAGATTTCAGAAACAACACGGATTGTGTATGGGAATTCTTCTTCGTTTGGTAGGACTTGTAATAATGCTCTTTCACCTAAGGCACCATGTCCAACTTCTCTTCTGCCTGGTGACATGTATCTACCAGTTTCACCAACAGAGAATTGAGGGAAGTTATAATGTAGCATGAAGCGTTTATTTGCTTCTTCACCAAGACCATCGATGATTTGGTTTTC containing:
- a CDS encoding MutS protein — its product is MKTYNIKADLPSKLDAGKRLAELIRQNQSEKVIKIIHGYGSSGEGGSIKQLVHKSLRNHRKKGNILDFIPGEARKELLGFDEVIRTYSDYVKNDHDFMIGNPGITYVIIK